From Taeniopygia guttata chromosome 3, bTaeGut7.mat, whole genome shotgun sequence:
tTCTGCATCTCTTCCCTTCAGACTGCAAAACAGAGGCACATGTAGAGGCCCTTttgccttcttcctcttccttcaaTAGCCATCTTTGGAAAGAAGCTTGCAGGAATTTCAAGATCCCTAGTCCTTCAAACAGGAACCTCTTCTGTTGGTCATTGCTTTCAATctaattttgtgtgtttgtagTACTCATTcttcaaaaaatttaaaattaggtAAAACCAATCTCACTTAGAACCAATATCACCTGTTACTTTTTATCATTTTTGAATAATGTAAATTCCTGCAGTACTTTCAAGGTAAAGACCAAAAATAATATATCTATATTTAATGAAGCCcttaatattataatatatcTGTAAAGCTAGAATTAATTTCCAAAGTTAACTTCACCTATTCCAGTACTGTAGTCAAAACAAAGATCCTGGCTCATGAGTGGAACTTACTAGATTACAGCAAATAAAGAACTTTaatatctgttttctttttagaattaaatttgaatctctgaatttattttgaaaactttgATTTGCAATAAAAGctaagtttttttgttttaggaaATCAAACACTGATTTATTCTAATCCAAAATTCATCAAGGGCACGATATTTTAAGCTGTACTAAGGATGCTAGAATATAGGTATAAAAATTAACAGGAAATATACCTTGATATGAATTTTGAGGTGCTATGCAAACCTTGTGTTTTGTGAAGGAAATCAGGATAAAATTATGgtgtttcttttaaatgtaCAAATGTTGTTTAGAAATACTGGTCAAAAGACATTTCTCTAGGGCCGTTTTAGTCCTTTGGAAAGGAATATTTGTTGTAGGTGGTGGTGGAGATGGTGAGGGCTGTATTAATCTAACTCAAGATTAACAAGTGAAATTAAACTGGAACAAAGTAAAAGGTAATACCTTCTCCACTATGCCCAGATCTCCTGCAGACATCACATTTCTAACAATTGTTGCAGCTTTTTCTGCGACAGAATATGCTGAGGCCACTACACGCAtaaggagagctggagaagccATGCTGAAATCTGAAAAGAAACACAAGCCAAACTTAAACATTTCTCtctttaaaggaagaaaaaagataagAGCATTTTACCTAACATTTCAAACAGATGCTGTTTAAACTGAGTAGGAAGGGGAAAGtgggctgctgccagggagTGGTAATGAAACAAGCTttggcttttttaaaaacatacaaTTAACAAACACAAAGATGTAAAGCTTTGTAGACAAGATCTTACAAATACCCAAATTCTGTCTGACAATGACCCTGGTTCTCACTAAGATAGAATGACATTaaaaaagaacagcagcagcagcagaaactcTTATcataaatattaagaaaaagaagagtCTACACACAGCATTCATTTTTTGCACACTTTgaacataatttcattttttcaataCTGAACCTACAATTGGTTCATGCCCAGAACTCAAGCACAAGACTACCAGGAAGGATGACATCAGCAACTTCACTTACTATTCCCTTTGCTTAACTATAAAACAGGGGTTTGTAGATGGCCGATTGTGCACACCAAGTAGGTTAATGATATGCAGATACTGCAAACTTGTATGCAAAAGCTGAATTTAACCATCCTTTCTGTATTTGTTTAACTTCTCCTGATTTCTTTAAGGAAATCAATTTCTATCTTCCTGCCTTCCCTCACCACTCCATGCCCTGTCATTCTTAATATTGCATTTTCTTCCTCATCTGTTCTTCAGCATAAACCAGTGCAATTCACTGGGCCTTCAGTTACCAAGCAGAATAACCATCACCCTTGGACAGGCTGGCATTCCTCCCAGCTTTTCTTTAGCTCAGGAAAAAGAAGCATTGATAACCACACTGCATTTTGTAAAATGCAAAGCtaattgctttttgttttcctatcACTTGTTTCTTATCTGTTGTCTGTGTAGATGACACACTTTTTGGCTTGGCCTGACATGTATGACACACTTCCAAGGAGACACTTGAGCAGagccaaaacaaaatacagaggAACTCACTGATCACCACACAAAAGAAGATATATTATGGGGGAAGAGTAAAATAACAATCATATGATAAATATTGCAATTGCAGCAAGTACTGCTTAAGTGGCAATAGGTCATTATACAACACCTGTCCTTTCTTCCTTGACAAATTAAATTCATGGCTGTTCACACAACAGCAATGTCAGAGGTATCAGAATCCCAAATTTAGCCAATTTAAGAACTCTTTGAGCACTTTAGTAACACCATACCTGTATCAGTAAAGTCAGAAGCCCTCTGAGGCTGAAAGAATAGAGCGACTGTGTAAGCACATTCAAAAAGCACAGTTGCTAATGTTAATTATTATTTCCAGCTAATGGGTGGGAGCAAAGTGCATTGGAGTTCTGTGGAACAGCCAAGGTCCATACCCAAAGTAACCTAGGACAGGTAGCAATAGTTACAAAGGAAATTTTGGAAATGCTACCTGGAAATGGCAAAAAGCAGCTCTCAAACAATTGAAAGTTGCAGAGCAAATATGTATCATAACACATGGAAAGCCATATACATTTAAGTCTATACCATCATGTGAAACAAGTTAGCAGGAAGGAAAATAGTTTATTCCATAATGAAAATATATGGAATATGAGAATTTCTGAGAAAGAGTTAAAAAGTACCATATTAGATGGGAAGTTTGGATTAAAGAATTGAAATTAATTATCAGATGAACATAATTAACATTCTTTGCTCAgcttctcaaaaaaaaagtcatttgaCCTTTTACTGTACATTTGATCCTACTTCAAAGATGAGATGAAAAACTTGTTTTATAGTCTTGGCTTATTTTATGTTTgcataaaatttcaaaatactcAGAAAACAATACAGAAATACTACCTTCCATTCTTGAAGTTTGACCCAAGGTACATTTTTAAGGTACATTTTTCTTGTCCATACTTAGGGCAAACAAACATGCTTTCTGTGGTGAAACCAGAATCTCCTGGCAAACCttaaaattaaagtatttttatgaaaaaataaggTTTATTAAAATAAACGGAAATTAGAGGTTCAACACCCCTTCCTTATCACTATGGAGTAATTACCTAATGAACTGCAAAGTATTTTATTAGTGCAAAGGTGACTTAGATTTTTACAGGGCTGCGTGTCCTGTGTGGCACATCTTCTGGTGTACTGGAACTTTTAGATTAGATAAGTGAATACAGTAGTTGCAGTAGTAGTTCTTCACCTCTGTAACTTTTTGATCTCAAGTTAACTTATTTATAGGTTTATGGCACATTCTTTCTGACGAGGGCAATGTCTAATGTATGCTTCCACAAGGCACTTAAGAATATATTGCTTGCTTTGGTCAAAAATAGCTTGACTCCTAGAAAACTGGGCAGTTTACAAATTATCCCTCAAGTTAAATTTAGGCATAATTTTCAAAACACACCTTGTCCTCTAAAGATATTCCCTTCTTTCTTCTAGCCCAGCAACCAAACTGTTGAATGGTCTCGACAAATCAGCCTATTTTGATACATACTAAAACGATTGAGTTCTCTGGTTCTTGTTCTGCTTTTCAATTCTGATGCATGTAAGTACTACAGGCTGACAAGAATTAATTTACCAAAGCACGCATGACAGATTTGTTGATGGTTCTCATTCAGTCTCTTTTACACAAACTTCCATTTTCCAAATTTTTGATTTCACCCGATGAAAGGAGAAAGTGGACATCACACAGAGCATGTCCTTAAATCCAGTTGTTTCCTGGAACTCTTCAATGCCTAAGCGCCGTTTCCTGGAACTCTTCAATGCCTGAGCGCCCAGAGCTCCCTATTTCTTTACAATAAACTTCAGCCCACACCTAGTAAAAGATAAACTTTCCATTATGTAAGGGAGCTTCCATGTGATGAGCTCCGCGGCCCCGGGGTGAGCTCCGCGGCCCCGGGGTGAGCTCCGCGGCCCCGGGGTGAGCTCCGCGGCCCCGGGGTGAGCTCCGCGGCCCCGGGGTGAGCTCCGCGGCCCCGGGGTGAGCTCCGCCGCCCCGGGATGAGCTCCGCCGCCCCGGGAGCAGCCAACTCACCGTGTCTATTCTCGCTTTTCCCTGGATCTCCGCCGGCCCCGACCGCCGGCAGCGTGTGGGGCGCTCCGAGCCCTCCGCGCCCGCCCCCTTGCCGAGGAGGGCCACACGCCCCAGCACCGCCGCTCCTCCCCGCAGCGCACCGAGGCCTCCGCGCCGGCTCCTTTAGCGGGACTCACCGCCTCCCCCGAATCACCTCGGCCCGCCCCGAATCCTTCCGGCTCCGGGCGGGGCCGGAGTCTCGGCGCGGCGTGTCCCGTGCCGCGGCCCGTCGCGCCGGCGGaagcgcggccgccgcccctgAGGATGCTTCGGGCCTGGCGGGCGCCGGCGCTGGCgcgggcccgggcccggcccgcccggggcTGGGCGAGCTCCGCCGCCTCGGAGACCGCGGCCGAGAGCCGGGAGGACTCCCGGTACCGGGACACGGTGCTGCTGCCGCGCAGCCGCTTCCCCGCGCAGCTCCCGGGGCGGCTGCAGCCCGAGACGGAGCTGAAGACGCAGCAGGTGCGGCCGGGCCccgggaggggctggggctgccccgggCCGGCAGGGCTTGGGTTCGGTCCCGCCGCGCAGGAACAACTTCTGGCCAGCCCGGGCTCTTTTTTAGAATGTTTCTATAGTTTATATAGTCATACCTTTCATACAGTTTGTTTTGGAGGAGAGTCACGGCCGTCCGGTAGTGTAGTGCTAGGATAATAATCTCAGGCTTAATATTTCACCCTCTTCCgtcttttttctatttaaaaccTACGAATGTCGTCCCTTGCGGAGTTAGAAAAGTGTATTTGTTTGCCTGCCTGCTTTTGTTGTAAATTTCACATCCAGACTTTTAGGAAGTGCAGAgatttgggatggttttggtcTTTTTCTTGTTGTTTCTACAGAAATGTGGTTTTTCGGAACTGTACTCATGGCAAAGGCAAAGGAAGACAAAACAGGAATTTTGTCTGCATGATGGACCACCCTATGCCAATGGAGACCCTCATGTTGGCCATGCATTaaacaaagtaaatatttaCTTGTTCATACTTTATGCTTGTGAAGTGGTAAAAAACCAGCTGTCGTGTGCCCTGTGTTCTCCATTCCCATTTAAATCTATAACACTTTAACACGTTTTGGGTTTTGGTAGTTGGGGCTTTTAAAAACCAGTGGTATGGTTATGTGGATGCCATATTTTGCCATGTTGACATAGATGCCATACTCCAACATAAACACCATGTACTGAATGCTTAGAGTTCATTTTGATTCAGCCCTGAGATTCACAGCATTACGCTGACCACGAAGTGAGAAAGACTCAGATTGTGAGCTGTcacccacagcttctcacaATCCCAGTGCCAGAGCTTGGGCTGCAGCAATCTGCTCTAGGCCAGTGCTTTAGACTCAgctcagtgttttaaaaatgagagCAAGTCAGATTTGTTCACTTCAAGTCTTGCAAGTTtataaaatgcatttctcaGTTCCACTGGTTGTGAACTCCTTGGATCAATAGTCCTCTAAGGTTCTGCCAATGTACAAAATGCtaggcaagaaaaataaaacattcaggGTCTTTGGATCACAGagtgctttgggttggaaagggccTTAAAGATTATTTAGTTCCAAACCctctgccacgggcagggacaccttccaccagaccaggttgctcaaagcctcatccaaactggccttgaacacttccaaggatggagcACCCAGAGCTTCTCTGTCTTAATTATGAATTTATCCTGCAGCTTTtgataattgtattttttaaacaggAGTTTGATTACAGATGTGGCTATTCCACATGGGGGAGCTAAAGTGATAACAGACCCTTGTGGCTTTTCAGATTTTGAAAGACATCACCAATCGCTTCCATGTGATGAGAGGCTATAAAGTGCATTATGTGCCAGGGTGGGATTGCCATGGGCTGCCAATCGAGTTGAAGGCACTGTCAGAAGTCAAAGGAGCTGAAAATCTTTCACCGATGGAAATTCGGCAGAGAGGTAAATAAAAGCTGTGAGACTTTATTGTGGCCTTTTCTATTAGCTATTGGTGACTTTTCCTATGTTCACTGGTGAATTTGCCAAGCAGATAGAGTAGGCAGGAATCTGATGAAATGGGATAATTTCACAAAGGCTTAATTTGTTGCTGTAATGGGCATGCAGAGCATTGACCCTCAGTTACAAAAAAAATGAGGAGGGCAGGAGATTTGGATGTCTGCTTCAATTAACTCTTTAATGGCAGGAAGCTGCTATTTATCAGATCAGCatccttttgctttttgaagGCTGCATTTGATTAGGAACTGAAAAGATGCATGTAGAAGTCAGGGTCTTTCAGGACAGCTTTGTTCAGTATCACAAGTAGGGATATATTTGTTGACTTTTTAACAATCCTACAAAACTATAGGAGGGATACTTTTGGAGAAAGTCTGCATTATATGGAAACAgttttgaagaaataatttcaaaccCCCTTTTCAAAATGGGTTGAAAGGCGTCATCATTCGGCTGCAAAGCTTTTTGTAATGAGCAATTGAAACTGCTTTAACTTGAAATTGTGGTAATGAAATGGACTAACTTATTTTCAAATGTATGTTACTTAGAAAATTTTGGATCAGCATAAGCAGAGGGAGTTAACTTTCACTGTTAGTAGTTTTATGTTGAGAACttattttgagaaatttttcttcctaaCAAAATATATTTCCCCCTGCctttcttaaaaagaaagttTGTTGTCTAAAGACATGTGCTTCATTTTCCTGTGTTGGTGAAAAAGTGCCACTCACTCCTGTTCACTCTTTGCAGTCATTTTTTGTAACAACCAGTCTGAAATGTATGTATTTTGAACCCTAATAGTTAGTGCATAGGTTCACTACATTCAGCTCTGGCTTTACTATAAAAAAAGTCAATAGTGCATTTTAAGTGGTATTTTATTGATCTTAGTGTGCTAAACCATGTGCTTAATGGAACCATTCCCTTCAGCCAGAGCATTTGCAGAAAGAGCGATTGAGAAACAGAAATCCGCCTTCATTCGTTGGGGTGTAATGGCAGATTGGGCCAACTGCTACCTTACATTTGATCCAAAGTATGAAGCAAACCAGCTGAGAGTCTTCCACAAGATGTATGATAAGGTATGTTGAATTTCTGTGCAAGTCTGTACTGATTTTTGTATAAGTTTTGGTTCTCCTaactttcttctttccccttaCTGTCCTCTCTAGGGTTTAATTTATCGGGACTATAAACCTGTGTTCTGGTCCCCTTCAACAAAGTAAGAATCAACTTACTATTTTGTCTTCAAAATTTTAGCAAGGATGCCAGTAGCTTTTGATGTTGGAGTGTGTAACTTGTGTTTGATGTGTATCAGAACAGCCTTGGCTGAGGCAGAACTCGAGTACAACGAGCAGCACATCAGTCGCTCTGTGTACGTGAAATTTCCGCTGCTGAAGTCGCCGCCTAAGCTGACTGCTGTGATAGGTACGACTTCTCTGTAGCTTTAGAGACTGACAGCTTGGATTTTTGTTGTAACTGTGAGTAAAGTACTTCTAATTTACATCTGTAGATGGATCATCCCCTGCTAGTGTGCTAGTCTGGACCACGCAACCTTGGACTGTGCCAGCCAATCAAGCAGTTTGTTACATGCCAGACTCAGCGTAGGTGTCTTCTGCTTGGTTCAGTTGTCTCTGTCAGTCCTTACTGGTATTTAGcagcaaaattaaaacattctGCCAGTTTACTTAAAGCATCttctctgggttttgtttggggtttttttgttctgcttttaagTGATGCGATTGTAAGCTTTGTTTTACATCTAATATATTAATTTCTGtctacatttttattaaattatttcttcttcatgAGGCAAGATTACCTGGAATTTTGAGATTTATGAGTGAATTGGACATGTAAAACCTACTTGTCTGTCTTTTAGAGATTAAGCATTTCACAGATTGGTAGCTTTGTGGTATTTGTAATTACGTAGTATCACAAATTCATGTTTGTATTGCAGCTACTCAATTGTAAAATGTGCAACGACTGGACAACACTTCATCCTTGCTGCAGATAGAGTTGAATCCACAGCTGCTGTTCTGGACACACAGTTTGAAGTTGTATCAACATGTAAAGGTAGGATTTCATATTGTTAAATTGCTTAGAAATCTGTTGAGAGGTGTCTCAAAACTGTTCCAGTTTTGATGGATTAAATGTGTTTATAATTTGAGAACATGCCTCAATAAATAATACAAGGAAGAGGAGGAGTCTGTCAGATTTACTGTTGGTGTATTGTAGCTCAAATTATCATCCATAGAtttcaaatgaatttttaaaatctggctTCATGtttggaaaaatgaaatgtaGAGTGCAAGTCTGTTCAGTATCAAAATCTTTATTACACTGAGTGCAGTTTGTCTTTCCATCCATTGTTGATGACAAGAGGGGGCTAATTACAAGCATGACTGCTGAGGTATTGTAGGTGGCTGTTGTCTGTCTGGACAAACTGAAGCAGATGAGTTGGCATCCTAACAAACTGCACAGTGGCATTTCTTAACAGGCAGGCTTGGGATTCAGTGTTGTGAGTTGGGATTTAGTGTGTTGTTTGTGAGCTTTATTCATTTGCCTCCCTCAGTGATTCAGTGCTGGAAATATGCATTTGTAAAGGAGGCGAGGAATCTATTTCTATCTACTTCTATgacttcttgttttcttttttttttttttgtgtctttccATGCCTTCTCTTTCAGAGGAAGTTTACCTAATGATGAAATTACTGGGGGTGTTTGTTTCTCATAGCTTCCATCTTTTTGAATTATGTGATTTACAGATAACATCCAAGAGTTGTAGAGTTGAACCTTCTTAATAAGAAATTTCTATTGGAACCTGTTCTTTTTAACTTCCCATATATTCGGTAATTAATTATAGTTCTGTGTTTGTGTACATAACTGTGAAGGCAGTTCTTAAACATGTTCCTTCTAGGAGAAAATCATTCTGTGAACACCATTTTGTCACATGGCACATTCCTCAAGCTCTGTGATTCTTGACTTTCAGCAAGGCTTTAATAATAgtatttcttctgtgtttttttacACTTGTTCTTTTTCTGCTCTCTGACAGAAGAAGTTGAACGCGTGAACTGTGTTTCTCTATTTTATCTTCTGCTTGTGTTTTTCAGGTGCAGATTTGGCAGATGGTTCTTGTGCTCATCCCACCATTCCTGGCAAAGTCTCTCCCCTGTTACCTGCAAATCATGTGACAATGACAAAAGGGACAGGATTAGttcacacagccccagctcatGGTATGGAAGATTACAGCGTAGCTTCCCACCATCAGCTACCCACGGTACTTTATCTTTTCAGCTGTTGTTCTTGAGTTCCTGGAACTGATTGACTCTGTAAccctaaaattatttattttattttgtgcataaaacttgaaaatatttttaagcattcACAGAAGTGTGAGTATCACTAATGGCCTGCAGAAATGCAAGACTAACCTTAAGGAAATGTGTATCAGGTTAAAAGAATGAAGTTTCCTTCTGCTAATTAAAACTTACAGGGAGGTCTTAGAATCGGATTTTTCTGGtctttgtgtggttttgtttttaaaggagaACACAGATATCTCAGATATTGACTCTCGCTACTCAGAATTGTCTTTTACATGCAGATCAGTAAGTCACCTGTTATGTAGATTATTGTTACTATTTTTTCAGCAAagcttgttttaaacacataCATAAATACAGCTCATTTATGCATGGCCAGTTTGATTGATGGGAGTGAAGATTCAGGATATGAGGCATGGGGAGGGTTAGGTTTGCCTTTATTTTGCACTGACATACCAGTGACTGTGATGTATGATAGTTGTTGTATGTGTGGAAATTCAGTGGTGCTCATTTCTTCTGACACCTAAAATTCACTTACCTGGTAGATTACTAAATTGCAGTTCACTAAATCTGAAGtatacttaaatattttgttattcaTCAGAAAAGGATCACCCAGTAGAGTATTTTACTCACTTTTGAATACCAGAAAGATAATTAATTGGTGCATGGTATTTTATTGACAtgattaatttatttactttcaGGATTGCCTTGTGGATGAAAGTGGGTATTTTACAGAAGCAGCAGGTTCTGAACTTAAAAACAAGAATGTCCTTGAAGAAGGGAATGAAGCTGGTGAGTATTTGATGTTTGACCATTTGTTACTTCATCACAAATGGTCCTGCATAGATTTCAAGAATATGTATAAACTGGCCATATATTGAATATAGATGAGGTACAGGCATTCCTTACTAAGTGTTGATTATAGAATGGACTGAGTTGAGGTTAACAGTCATATGTTCAAACTGAAATTTAATCTTGCCTCATTTTTTCTCTCAGTCATTAAGATGCTTCAGGCAGCTGGGAGTTTGTTAAAAGAGGAGAAATATGTGCACAGTTACCCCTATGACTGGAGGACTAAAAAACCAATTATTATTCGTGCCAGCAAACAGTGGTTTGTAAACACAGCAGATGTGAAGGCTGCAGCACAGGTATGTAATTTGGCTTTCTTATGAGAAACATGAAGACAGCTGATGCTACTTGGATCAGCAAAGCAGTCTTGCTGTAGCTTCCTCCAGCATATGATCTTCTCCAGGGTTTATGAACAGTAGTTGAAAAGCATTAATTACTTGTTGAAGTGAAATATGTTGTCAATTCTTTTGTCAATGTTGATATAATCCAGGGTAGCTACTCTGACTGGTATATTTGCCCATTGTATTTACAGATGTAGAAGTTTCTTAGAGCTACTGatgttttttccctaaaatattttttttaaatattatgttTCAAGGAGTTAAATTAGAAGAGATAATTTTGTCACTgttaaaattacctttttttcttaGGCTAGCCTTGTGTGGCCAGACATCTTTATTTGCTACCCTGTTAGTTTTGTCACAGTCCTATTTTGAATAACTTTAAAGCTTGGGGTCTTTTGCTCTTTGAAGTTACATAGATCCGCAGAGAAGATTCAGGCCAGCACCTTAGGGTAACAGTGATTTTATTCTAATTATGGCATGAGGTGTGTATTCCTTACTCATCTTTATGTAGAATGGATGAAAACACAGTGGTTACTCAGCAGGGTTGGGAGTGAGTGGTAGCCCTCTACAGACAATTTGTTTCAAGGTGGGTTTTCAAAGTAGACAAGAGTACAAGATACAGTCAGCTTTTAAACTTCTGATTCGGTCACTGATGCCatttttaacttgtttttaGGGTGTGTCTGCTAGAGAATCAGAGAACTGGGGTTTGGTTGGGAAATGCACAGTATATGCAGTGTTCAAGTAAGTTATTGAAGAGCAGCAGGCAGTTGTCTGAGAATATGTTGTTTGATACTGGGAATGGGAGAGTAGATCTGTAACATTTTACTGGCAGCATAGAAATTAATTGTGGGAAAGCTGAAGCATGGTCAACAGTTCACTGTCTCCTTTATAGGATGTGCTGAAAAAAGTGAAAGTGATCCCCACATCTGCAGTGAACAGGATGCTGGAGATGCTGGACAGAAGGACCTTCTGGTGCATATCACGGCAAAGATGCTGGGGCGTTCCAATTCCTGCTTTTTATCAGAAGAGCACAGGAGAATGCTTGATAAACAGGTACCTGCCTAGCTTAGACATGAGAACTGACTGAAGCAGCACTGTCTGTTGTGCTGCAGTTAATTTACTTCAAGTAGGAATGCATGCTTTTACTTGTAGTTGCTTATACACAGATCTCATTTAGATATAAGTTAAAATGATCAAAAGCTTG
This genomic window contains:
- the IARS2 gene encoding isoleucine--tRNA ligase, mitochondrial encodes the protein MLRAWRAPALARARARPARGWASSAASETAAESREDSRYRDTVLLPRSRFPAQLPGRLQPETELKTQQKCGFSELYSWQRQRKTKQEFCLHDGPPYANGDPHVGHALNKILKDITNRFHVMRGYKVHYVPGWDCHGLPIELKALSEVKGAENLSPMEIRQRARAFAERAIEKQKSAFIRWGVMADWANCYLTFDPKYEANQLRVFHKMYDKGLIYRDYKPVFWSPSTKTALAEAELEYNEQHISRSVYVKFPLLKSPPKLTAVIDGSSPASVLVWTTQPWTVPANQAVCYMPDSAYSIVKCATTGQHFILAADRVESTAAVLDTQFEVVSTCKGADLADGSCAHPTIPGKVSPLLPANHVTMTKGTGLVHTAPAHGMEDYSVASHHQLPTDCLVDESGYFTEAAGSELKNKNVLEEGNEAVIKMLQAAGSLLKEEKYVHSYPYDWRTKKPIIIRASKQWFVNTADVKAAAQDVLKKVKVIPTSAVNRMLEMLDRRTFWCISRQRCWGVPIPAFYQKSTGECLINSETITDVIKIVEQQGTDAWWALPIEQLLSKQAIAKAGGHDVSDYVKGQDVLDIWFDSGTSWAHVLEGADQRADTYLEGKDQLGGWFQSSLLTSVAARKKAPYKTLVVHGFTLGEKGEKMSKSVGNVVDPDVVINGGEDHAKDPPYGADVLRWWVAESNVFTEVMIGPVVLNAARDDINKLRNTLRFMLGNLDGFNPETDSIPPAEMHIVDQYMLHLLHEYGSKVTEAYKQYEYSKVVRLLQAFCSRSLSNFYFSVIKDRLYCEEAKDPKRRSCQTVLAEALDIVVRSFAPILPHLAEEVFQYIPYKKDSEGVFRTGWINASSAWKKPGIEEAIEGACAVRDSFLGSISGKNSLEYEVIIVIEPGLLFELMEALQAEETSSVSQLNEIMMASQTTLLSELPKETPSDANIIKGTFLINLEGGDICEQSSYKVIARPIAKAKCPRCRRYTAESSSTPCPRCLQVLAAGKGST